GTCCTGCGGTTGCGGCTGGTCTGCAGGTTGTCGAACTGCTGGACGAGCTCGCCCGTGTGCGCGTCGATGAAGAGGTTCGGCATCGAGGGCTCGCCCCTGGCCGTGACGGTCTCGAGCCGCACGCGCCAGGTCAGCCGGGCGCCCTTGCTCCCGGGGAGGATCTGCAGGTCCGACTTCGGCTCGCCCACCAGGGTGCTCGCGCCGCCCACCTGGGAGATCGCCAGCTGTGTGGCCTCGTCGGCCCGGAGCCTGGGGGTGGTGTCCACCCGGATGTCGCGGGCCAGGCGGTCGGTGACCGACCCGATGGAGCCGTCCTCCTCGAAGTGGATGATGGCCTGGGTGCCGAACACCGAGACGCCGTTGATGCTCTGCGTCAGGCGCTCGTGGCTCCTGCCGCGCATGTCGACCAGTGCGCGCTTGAACGACAGCTCACCCGCCCCGCGGAGGAACTCGGGCCGCTGCGCCTTGAGCTGCTGCAGGCCCCTCCCTCCAGCGACGGAGGACAGGCCGCTGTCAGTCGTCCCCGGGGTGGCCTGAGCGTCGACGTCCGTGGTGTCGACGCCGCAAGCGGTCCCGAGGAGCACGAAGGGGAGGATGGAAACGAGTCGGCGAATGCGCATGGCGGTTCCTCCGGTTCGACAGAGTGTCGAACTCTTTCCTCGTTTTCCCATAAAATGAGGATATCCGTCAAGGCGTAATCTTTCGTTGTTCCAGTAATTTCCTCCTTGCTCTACCTGCCGGTTCCGCCGAGCAGCTCCCGTGCCAGCTGCTGGAGTTCCTGGGTGGAGAAGGGCTTCTCGAGCCGAGGGTTCTCGATCCGCTCCAGGAACGCGCGGGCATCGGGCGTGAAGGCCCCACCCGTCATGAACACCATGCGCTCCGTCATTCCGGGCAGGTGGAGGGAGAGCTCCTGGTGCAGGTCCATTCCGCTCATCTCCGGCATCATGAGGTCGCTCAGGATGAGGTCGAAGTGCTCCCCGCCCTGGAGCCGCGCGAGGGCTTCACGCGCGCTCGTCAGCGTGACGACTTCGTGGTGGCGCTGGAGCGAGCGGCGGACGGCCACGCCGATCATCGGTTCGTCATCCACGACGAGGATGCGGCCCCGCGTGGGCGCCGCGTGGGCCTGCTCCGGGGGCGCGCGTGGGGCCTGGAGGGGCGCGGTGGCGGCGCGCAGGATGATCCGGAAGGTGCTTCCCCGTCCCACCGTGCTCTCCACCTCCATGCGTCCACCGAAGCTGGTCACGATGCCGTGGCAGATCGACAGGCCGAGCCCCGTCCCCGTGCCCACGGGCTTGGTCGTGAAGAACGGCTCGAACACCTTGGCGAGCAGGTCCGCCGGGATGCCCGAGCCCGTATCGCGCACTTCGATCATCACCCCCTCGGGGTGGCGCCGCGTGACGACGCGGATCTCATTGCGCTCCACGTTCCCTTCCGGGATGGCGTGCGCCGCGTTCACCAGCAGGTTCAGGATGACCTGCCCGAGCTGGCCCTCGTTCGCCTCGGCCAGGAGCGGCTCCGCGTAGTCGCGCACCAGCCGTGCGCGGTGCCGGAGCTCGTTCCAGGCCATTCGGATGGAGCCCTCGAGCACGTGCCGGACGTCCACGGGCTCGGGCCGCGCCTGCTCCTCCGCGCGCGTGAACATCTTCAATTGCCGGACGATGTCGCGCACGCGGACGAGGCCCTCCTGGGCATCGGAGAGCAGCTTGCGGATCTCCTCGTGGTCGCCGCCGGAGGGCACCAGGCGTGGGAGCACGTCCGCCTCCAGGTGGCTGAGGTTGGTCATCACATAGGAGAGCGGGTTGTTGATCTCGTGCGCGACCCCCGCGGCGAGTGTCCCGAGCGAGGCCATCCGGTCCGAGAGCAGCAGCCGGGCCTGCATCTGCTTGCGTTCGGTCTGGTTTCTCACGATGCGGACCAGGCTCGGCTGGCCATCGAACACCACGGAGAGCTGGGCGATCTCCACGGGGACGATGCCGCCCTCCTTGCGCAGCAGGCGCAGCTCACAAGGGGGAACCGGCCTTCCTTCCCGCTGGGCCTCGCGGAACTCGAGGGTGAGGCGCGCCTGATCCTCCGGGTGGAAGAGGCTCTCCTCCAGCTCGCGCACCGAGCGCCCCACGAGCTCGTTCGGGGAGTGCCACCCGACCAGCCTGACGAGCGCGGGGTTGGCGTAGACGAGCTGCTCGTTCTGGAGCACGCAGATGCCATCGGGCAGCCGCTCGATGAGCTCACGGAAGCTGGCCTGTGACCGGCGCAGCGCCTCCAGCATCCGCGCGTGCTGCAGGGTGTAGCGGATCGACCGCTCCAGCAGCTCCGGGGTCAGCTGCGCCTTCATGAGGAAGTCGGCGGCTCCGGCCTCCATCGCCCGGTAGTCGACCGCCTCATCCACCGCGCCGGTCAACAGGATGGCCGGGATCTGCCACCCCTTGCTCCGTGCCTGCTCGAGCAGCTCCAGCCCCGTGCTCGCGCCGAGGCGGTAGTCGAGCAGGCAGACGTCGTAATGCCCCAGCTCCATCTCCGCGAGCGCCTGCTCGCAGGTGTCCACCCACTCGAGCACCATCCGCTTCGGGAGGAGGGACGTCAGGGCATCGCGCACCAGGACGAAGTCATCCTCGTCATCCTCGACGAGCAGGACCCGGATGGGGCGCGTGTCTTCCTCATGCCTCGTCAGGGACGTGGGGGCGGGGGAGTTCGACGAGCTGGAACCAGTGTTTGTCGAGCACCTTGACGACATCGACGAGCCCCTCGAAGGAGACCGGCTTGGTGATGAAACAGTTCGCTCCCAGGTTGTAGCTGCGCAGGATGTCTTCCTCGGCCTTGGAAGTCGTCAGCACGACCACGGGAATGTGTCTGAGCGTCGGGTCGGACTTGATCTCCCGCAGCGCCTCGCGGCCATCCTTGCGAGGCATGTTCAGGTCCAGGAGGATCAACCCGGGCCGCGGAGACTCCTTCGGGTCGGCATGGCGGCCCCGGCGGTACAGGTAGTCGAGCAGGTCCTCTCCGTCCTCGACGCACCGGAACTCGTTGGCGAGCCGGCTCTCGCGCATCGCGCAGCGGGCGAACTCCCGATCATCTTCATCGTCATCCGCCATCAAGATGGTGACGGGTTTGCGTGATGGCTCCATGGACTCCTACCTGGCTACGAGTGGGGCAATCATTTGCATCAATTCCTGGCGTGTCGTTTCGCCGGTCGGGTCCGCGCCGGATGCGCTCTCGCTGCCCTGGGTCTTCACATCCGCCTCTCGGTTCTCGTCCAGGAAGACCCCGCTTGCGACCTCCACCCGGTCACAGGATTACAGTGTGGGGTCAAAATCTCAGCAGCACTCTACCATGAGGCGACCGGTAGATGACAGTTGGGGCCGGTCGAGCCTTGCTCGCGGAAGAAAGAGCTTGCTTATCCGCCAAGAGCTGGATTCGCGGCCCGTATTCCCTGTTTGACCTTTGTTTCAACCGGACCCCGGGTACGTTCATCTCTCTCAATGTGTGCAGGCTTTCGTTGAGAGATGAAGGAATTCCGCTGCTGCCCTGGCAATGGAACGGGAATGCTCGGATAAACTGAAAGCTCAAATCCAGGTCAGGGTCCTGGCCACAAGGGAAAGAGAAAGAGCCCGCGCATGTCTCTCAAGACACGGTGGCTCGCAAGCATGTTGGGGGTCGTGCTTGCTGGGACAGTCATCACCACGCTCATCAGCTCCAGCATCAGCTTCTATGTGGCCGCGAGGACCGCCTCCGCGTGGTTGGGCGGCACCCAGAAGAACGTGCACGCCTCCATCCACCAGCAGATCTTCACGCGGCTCGAGGTGCAGGCCCGGCTCCTGGCGGGGCATCCCGTGCTCGTGGACGCCATCTCGACCGGGCGGTCCTCGGAGCTCCACTCCCGGATGGACTCGCTCGTGAAGCTTCCGGAGGGGGATTTCTGGGCCGTGGTGGGTGAGAGCGGCACGGTGCTCGCCACCAGTCTGCCCGGCTGCCAGCTGGAGGGAGCGGGGGGATGGCCGCCGCCCGGGGCCGCGCCCGCGCGGTCATTCGTGATGTGCGGCCGGGTCCCGGCGTTCGCCGTCACGACCGCGGTGGGGACGGAGGCCGGTGCCCGGAGCTGGCTCGTCCTGGGCTTCCTGATGAGCGATGCCTACGTGGATCTCGTCTTCACCGCCACGGGGGTGGAGGTGACACTCCTCGACCGGCAGGGGCTGCTCACCAGCTCCTTTCACGACACCGAGGGCAAGCGCATCACTCCTGGCCTCGGAGCGGTTCCCCCCGAGGCCTTGTGGAGCGCCGAGCCCCACATCGGGAAGTTCGTGCTCGAGGTTCCGCGCTACCGGGGTTACTTCGGGGTCGTGCCGCCACTCGAGCCGGGAAACGCCTCCCTGCCGTGTTTCGTGCTCTCCCTCCCCCTGCTGCCCGAGGAACCAGGGATTCCGGTCAGGCTCGTGCTCACCAACGCCAGGACTGTCTCGGAGAGCGGTGCGGTCTACAGCACGGTGATCATGATCACCTGCGGCCTGCTGTTGCTGCCGCTCCTGGGGGTCGTCGTGTGGCGGCTCGTCACCGGCTTCGTGCGGCCCATCTCGCGGCTCGGGAAGATGGCGGCCCGGGTGGCGGAGGGCGACCTGGAGTCCGTGCTCCCCGTGTCGAGCCAGGACGAGCTGGGCCAGCTCACCCGGGACTTCAATGACATGGTGCGCAAGCTGCGGGAGACCCATCGCCGGCTCATGCATACGGAGAAGATGGCCGCCGTCGGCCAGCTCGCGGCGGGCGTGGGGCATGAGATCAACAACCCGCTCGCCTATGTCACCGCCAACATCGGCTTCGCGACGGAGGCGCTGTCGTCCCTGCCGCCGGACCTGCCTCCCGACGTGGTCCTGGAGCTGCGCGAGGTCTCCCAGGTGCTGAATGAAGCGCAGGACGGAGCCAGACGGGTCGCCCGGATCGTCCGGGACCTGCGCACCTTCGCCCGCGACGACAAGGACGAAGAGAAGCAGGTGTTGAGGGTCCGCCAGGTCGTCGAGGCGGCGTTGAAGTTCGCGTCCACCACCCTGAGGTACCGGGCGCGCGTCACCTGGGACTTCCAGGAGACGGCCCGGGTGGAGGCCAACGAGGCCCGGCTGGTCCAGGTCTTCATCAACCTGCTCGTCAACGCGGCCCAGGCCATCCCCGAGGGGCATGCGGACGAGAATGAGATCCGTGTCACCACGGCCATGGAGGAGGGCGGCTTCGTGGTGGTGGAGGTGAGCGACACCGGGAAGGGGATGGGGCCGGAAGTGCTCGAGCACCTCTTCGAGCCCTTCTTCACCACCAAGCCCATGGGCGAGGGCACGGGCCTGGGGCTGTCCATCTCCCGCAACATCATCGAGGGGCTCGGAGGAAGCCTCACGGTCCGGAGCACGCCAGGAAAGGGCAGTACCTTCCGTGTCACCCTGCCCGCGGCCCGGCGGGAGTCCACGGCGAGCCAGTCGAAGCCCCGGGCTCCTGTCACCGGACAGAAGGGCGGCTGTGTCCTCGTGGTGGACGACGAGCCGCTCGTCGGAGCCTCGGCGCAGCGAATCCTGCGGTCCTTGTGTGACGTGGTCGTCGTCACCAGCTGCCGGGAGGCCCTCGCGCTGGTGGAGGCGGGGCGGCGGTTCGATCTCGTGCTGTGCGACCTGATGATGCCGCAGATGACGGGCATGGAGCTGCACGAGGAGCTCTCGCGCCGTGCCCCGGACGTCGCCGCCAGGATGCTCTTCCTGACCGGCGGAGCCTTCACGCCGGACGCGCAGCGGTTCCTCTCGAAACGGCGGTGGCTCGAGAAGCCCATCGACAACGAGGCCCTCCGGACCTGCGTCGCCGAGTGGCTGCGGTAGTCACCGCGGGCCTTCCGCGAACCTCGGGGCACGGGAGGGCCGGGCTCACCTGCTCGCTCGCTCAGCGGGACCCGGGCCGCGTCACATCCACCGGGGTGGCACTCCATCCATGCGCTTGACGTTCCACGCTCGGGTGGGACCCACCAGGTGCATTCATGTGTTCATCTCACGACCAGATCGTCTCCTGTGCCATCTATCCCGCCATCGGCATCGCCCGGGTCGGCAGCTCGTTGACCGAGCACTTTCTCGGCCCGGAGGTGCCCGGTGCCAGACCTCCCCCGGATATGCGCTTCAAGGATGAGGAAGGGCGCATCAAGCGGCAGGCCGCGCGCTTTCGCATCTATGGCTTCGACGCCCAGGGGCGGGTGGTGAAGGAGCTCACCGCGGATGAGGCGCAGATCGAATGGCGCGTCCACCTGGCCAACCGCAAGGCTGCCTGGTACGAGTTCCACAACGCGATGGACCTCGGGCCGCTGGCCCTGCAGGCCCCCCGGCGCAACGCCAACTTCCCGCTTCCCCGCGAGGTGCTCACCATCGATCCGGGGTCTCGGGCCATCAGCGGCGCCAACACGCAGGGTCCTGGCTTCCACTTCGACAGCGGCATGTTCGTGAATCGCCAGGTGTACCTGGGCGAGCTGCGCACGGACGACAAGGGCCGGCTCCTGGTGCTGGGTGGGCGTGGCCAGTCGGGCGCGTCCGATGGCTCCAATCCCACCACCTTCGCCAACAACAACAACTGGTTCGACGACACCTCGGATGGGCCGGTGCGCGCGACGGTGCGGCTCGGCGACCGGACCCTGGAGGCGGAGCCCGCGATGGTCGTGGTCGCGCCGCCCAACTACGGCCCGGGCCTCTACGGGGTGGTCACCATGTACGACGTGGTGCTGGACCTCCACACCCGTCTGGGCAACCTCCCTCCCGCGCCGGAGCAGCCCTCGTTCTGGCGCGACATCTTCCCCATCTTCGAGCGGATGGTGAACCTGGGGCACGTCAACCGGGGCATCTTCACCCTCTTCGGGACCGGCTCCCCGAGCGACCTGCTGGCTCCGGCGCTGCTCGCGAAGCTCGCGGATCCCTCGGATGCGTCGGCGCCCGAGCGCCAGCGCCTGTTCCGCTGGTTCAGGGATCCGGACTCCACCGTCGAGCAGCAGGCCTACCTGCCTCCCTTCTATGGGGATGCCTTCGGCGAATTCCAGGGCGTGCCGGGCACCGGCCTGTCGGTGACGCGGACCCAGTATGCGATGCTGCGCGCGTGGGCGGACGGCCGCTTCACCCATGACCCGAAGGAGCGCGCCTGCCCGTCCGCTTCCTTCGAGGCGATCCCCCTGGACGACCAGCCGCACGCGCTCGATCGGGCCAACCTGGAGGACTGCCTCGGAGGCCCCTTCCACCCGGGGATCGAGCTGACCTGGACGCTCCGCCTCCCGAGGATGTGGCGCAAGCCCTTCCGGCTCAACGTCCTGCCCGAGGGCCTTCCGGTGAAGATGGACTACGGCGAGGTGCTGACCCCCGAGGTCGCGCTCGGGCCCGGAGGCCCGCACGAGGAGAGTGGTCCCGGGACGCTCACCCGGTTCATGGGGGTGCCCTGGCAGACGGACGAGGCGAGCTGCCTGGCGGGTTACGAGCTCGGCACCTACCTGCCCATTCCCAGCTTCTGGGCGGCACGGGTTCCCAACCAGGTCCTGCCGGAGACCGCGTACCAGCGCCTCATGAAGGAATCGCTGTCGATCGCCCAGCGGCACAAGCACCTCAACAACCGGCCCGACTGGCTGCGCCACCTGTCGGATCAGTACCTGGATCGCATCAGCAACATGGTCTTCCTGTGGGATCGGGTGGGCATCGCCGCCGAGCGGCCGGGGCCCGGGGACTTCGCGAAGGTGGAGCTGCCGGAGCGCCTCTGGGTGGAGACGGAGATCGGACCGGAGCTGACGGCCAACGACGCGACCTTCACCATGACCCTCGTCGCCGAGGGCGATGCGCAGCCGGGCATCCCCGCGCCGGTGCCGCTGGCGCTCGTGGCCAGGGCCGCCATCGCCGCCCCGCCCGCGGCCGCCCCGACGGCTCGCGCGGCCGCTCCGGAGAAGACCCATGGCCGCATCGTCGCCAGACGCGACCAGCACTGAGCCGCGAGGGCACGCGCGTCTCCCGAGGGTCCTCATCGCCGGAGGAGGCCCGGGGGGCGCGGCCACGGCCATCGCGCTGGCGGCCCATGGCATCCAGGCGTTGGTGCTCGAACGGGCCGAGCGCCCCCGGTCCAAGCCGGGGGAGTGTCTCTCTCCTGGCTTCAAGCCGCTGCTGGTCCGTCTGGGATTGTCGGACCTCTTCGAGCAGGGAACGCACCGGCCCTTCACGGGCATGGCCTCCGCCTGGGAGCGGGCCGAACCGGTGGAGCGCAACCTGCTCTTCGAGGTGAGCGGTGAGGGCTGGCTGCTCGACCGCGCCGCCTTCGAGGCCCGGCTGGCCGAGGTCGCGCGGGCCCGAGGCGCGCTCTGGCGTCAGGGGGACCGGGTGGCGGGGGTCACCCGGAGCGGGGACGGCCGATGGCGGGTCTCGGTGGAGGGCGAGCGGGGGAGGTTCGAGGTCGACACCGACTTCATCGTCGATGCGACGGGACGTGCCGCGGCGGTCGCGCGGATGCTCGGAGTGGAGCGCCAGCGGTTCGACGGGCTCGTCGGAAGTTGGGGGCTCCTGGAGCCCATCGGCGGTGCTCCGCCGCCCGCCGCGAGCCCCATCCACATCGAGGCGATGCGCAATGGCTGGTGGTACGTCGCCCGGCTTCCGGATGGGCGCTTCTCCGCCGTGCTGTTCGCGGACCGGGCCGTGCTCGAGCCGGAGGCGTTCCTGGCGGCCCTGGGGGAGGCTCCGCATGCGCTGGCCCTGCTCGGTGGACGCGCCTTCCGTCTCTCCGGGCCGCCCACGGCGCACCCGGCGCACAGCTCGCGGCTGGAGCGGGCCTGTGGCCCCGGATGGTTCGCCGTCGGGGACGCGGCGGCGTCCTTCGATCCCCTGTCGTCCTATGGCATCGGCTCGGCGCTCGGGACCGGGTTCTATGCCGCCCAGGCCCTCGTCTCGGCCTGGGCGGGGGAGTCCTCGAGCCTCGATGCCTACCGCTACCTCATCGACAGCCGATACCCGCACTACCTCGACACCCTGGGCGAGCGGTACCGGGCCGTCACCCGGTGGCCGGGCGCGCCCTTCTGGGAAAAGAGGCGATGACGTGCTCTGACGTGGAGGCGCTCCTCACTCGCCAAAGACTTCCACCTCGTAGATGGAATACCCATACCCCGTGCTTCGCCGGGTCCCGTGAATCCTCAGGAACCGGCCAGTGGCGGAGAGCCCGGTGTGCTCATCCAGGCCACCATCTCCAGACACCACCGTGGAGACGGGGGTCCAGGTGGCGGCATCGTTGGAGACCTGGAGCTGGTAGTCCTTGCCGTAGGCCGCCTCCCACTGGATGCGCACGCGGGTGAACTTCTTCGAGGCGCCAAAATCGAGCAGGAGGTACTGGGGATCGGAGAAGGCGCTGCTCCACCGGGTGCTCAGGCTTCCGTCGATGGCCTTCTCCGGACCCGTGCCGCTGTTCTCCGCGGACGAGGACATGGCCAGCACGGGCGTCAGCCGGCCCGTCTGCGCGCCAGCGGCGGGCAGGCTGACGTACAGCTGCCCCAGCTCCGTCAGCTGCCCCGAGGCGCCGAGCAGGTTGATGTTGGGAATCTGGTTGTTGCGGCCGGAGAACCACGCGTAACGGAAGACAGCGGGCTCGTTCTCCAGATAGGTGACCGCGTCGGTCATGTATTTCTTCTGCACGGCCAGGGTGATCTGATCGTGCGGCATGTCTCCGCAGGCGAACTCGGTCAGCCAGATGGGCTTGTTGTACTTCTTGAACCGGCCGATG
This Archangium lipolyticum DNA region includes the following protein-coding sequences:
- a CDS encoding LodA/GoxA family CTQ-dependent oxidase — protein: MCSSHDQIVSCAIYPAIGIARVGSSLTEHFLGPEVPGARPPPDMRFKDEEGRIKRQAARFRIYGFDAQGRVVKELTADEAQIEWRVHLANRKAAWYEFHNAMDLGPLALQAPRRNANFPLPREVLTIDPGSRAISGANTQGPGFHFDSGMFVNRQVYLGELRTDDKGRLLVLGGRGQSGASDGSNPTTFANNNNWFDDTSDGPVRATVRLGDRTLEAEPAMVVVAPPNYGPGLYGVVTMYDVVLDLHTRLGNLPPAPEQPSFWRDIFPIFERMVNLGHVNRGIFTLFGTGSPSDLLAPALLAKLADPSDASAPERQRLFRWFRDPDSTVEQQAYLPPFYGDAFGEFQGVPGTGLSVTRTQYAMLRAWADGRFTHDPKERACPSASFEAIPLDDQPHALDRANLEDCLGGPFHPGIELTWTLRLPRMWRKPFRLNVLPEGLPVKMDYGEVLTPEVALGPGGPHEESGPGTLTRFMGVPWQTDEASCLAGYELGTYLPIPSFWAARVPNQVLPETAYQRLMKESLSIAQRHKHLNNRPDWLRHLSDQYLDRISNMVFLWDRVGIAAERPGPGDFAKVELPERLWVETEIGPELTANDATFTMTLVAEGDAQPGIPAPVPLALVARAAIAAPPAAAPTARAAAPEKTHGRIVARRDQH
- a CDS encoding tryptophan 7-halogenase; this encodes MAASSPDATSTEPRGHARLPRVLIAGGGPGGAATAIALAAHGIQALVLERAERPRSKPGECLSPGFKPLLVRLGLSDLFEQGTHRPFTGMASAWERAEPVERNLLFEVSGEGWLLDRAAFEARLAEVARARGALWRQGDRVAGVTRSGDGRWRVSVEGERGRFEVDTDFIVDATGRAAAVARMLGVERQRFDGLVGSWGLLEPIGGAPPPAASPIHIEAMRNGWWYVARLPDGRFSAVLFADRAVLEPEAFLAALGEAPHALALLGGRAFRLSGPPTAHPAHSSRLERACGPGWFAVGDAAASFDPLSSYGIGSALGTGFYAAQALVSAWAGESSSLDAYRYLIDSRYPHYLDTLGERYRAVTRWPGAPFWEKRR
- a CDS encoding ATP-binding response regulator; the encoded protein is MTRHEEDTRPIRVLLVEDDEDDFVLVRDALTSLLPKRMVLEWVDTCEQALAEMELGHYDVCLLDYRLGASTGLELLEQARSKGWQIPAILLTGAVDEAVDYRAMEAGAADFLMKAQLTPELLERSIRYTLQHARMLEALRRSQASFRELIERLPDGICVLQNEQLVYANPALVRLVGWHSPNELVGRSVRELEESLFHPEDQARLTLEFREAQREGRPVPPCELRLLRKEGGIVPVEIAQLSVVFDGQPSLVRIVRNQTERKQMQARLLLSDRMASLGTLAAGVAHEINNPLSYVMTNLSHLEADVLPRLVPSGGDHEEIRKLLSDAQEGLVRVRDIVRQLKMFTRAEEQARPEPVDVRHVLEGSIRMAWNELRHRARLVRDYAEPLLAEANEGQLGQVILNLLVNAAHAIPEGNVERNEIRVVTRRHPEGVMIEVRDTGSGIPADLLAKVFEPFFTTKPVGTGTGLGLSICHGIVTSFGGRMEVESTVGRGSTFRIILRAATAPLQAPRAPPEQAHAAPTRGRILVVDDEPMIGVAVRRSLQRHHEVVTLTSAREALARLQGGEHFDLILSDLMMPEMSGMDLHQELSLHLPGMTERMVFMTGGAFTPDARAFLERIENPRLEKPFSTQELQQLARELLGGTGR
- a CDS encoding hybrid sensor histidine kinase/response regulator, producing MSLKTRWLASMLGVVLAGTVITTLISSSISFYVAARTASAWLGGTQKNVHASIHQQIFTRLEVQARLLAGHPVLVDAISTGRSSELHSRMDSLVKLPEGDFWAVVGESGTVLATSLPGCQLEGAGGWPPPGAAPARSFVMCGRVPAFAVTTAVGTEAGARSWLVLGFLMSDAYVDLVFTATGVEVTLLDRQGLLTSSFHDTEGKRITPGLGAVPPEALWSAEPHIGKFVLEVPRYRGYFGVVPPLEPGNASLPCFVLSLPLLPEEPGIPVRLVLTNARTVSESGAVYSTVIMITCGLLLLPLLGVVVWRLVTGFVRPISRLGKMAARVAEGDLESVLPVSSQDELGQLTRDFNDMVRKLRETHRRLMHTEKMAAVGQLAAGVGHEINNPLAYVTANIGFATEALSSLPPDLPPDVVLELREVSQVLNEAQDGARRVARIVRDLRTFARDDKDEEKQVLRVRQVVEAALKFASTTLRYRARVTWDFQETARVEANEARLVQVFINLLVNAAQAIPEGHADENEIRVTTAMEEGGFVVVEVSDTGKGMGPEVLEHLFEPFFTTKPMGEGTGLGLSISRNIIEGLGGSLTVRSTPGKGSTFRVTLPAARRESTASQSKPRAPVTGQKGGCVLVVDDEPLVGASAQRILRSLCDVVVVTSCREALALVEAGRRFDLVLCDLMMPQMTGMELHEELSRRAPDVAARMLFLTGGAFTPDAQRFLSKRRWLEKPIDNEALRTCVAEWLR
- a CDS encoding response regulator, which produces MEPSRKPVTILMADDDEDDREFARCAMRESRLANEFRCVEDGEDLLDYLYRRGRHADPKESPRPGLILLDLNMPRKDGREALREIKSDPTLRHIPVVVLTTSKAEEDILRSYNLGANCFITKPVSFEGLVDVVKVLDKHWFQLVELPRPHVPDEA
- a CDS encoding glycosyl hydrolase, producing MHSILRAGFSALLLVVLAWQPAQAQTRSTKRGISYGYHSAEDMKALSKGMSWWYNWSPTPEAGAASVYSSVGVSFMPMVWGGTPNADQLAAAIPAGAEYLLGFNEPNFRSQANMTPSQAAARWPVLEEVARRRNLKLVSPAVNYCGDCVSEGGVTYSDPVTYLDAFFAACTNCKVDYIAVHWYACDLPALQWYIGRFKKYNKPIWLTEFACGDMPHDQITLAVQKKYMTDAVTYLENEPAVFRYAWFSGRNNQIPNINLLGASGQLTELGQLYVSLPAAGAQTGRLTPVLAMSSSAENSGTGPEKAIDGSLSTRWSSAFSDPQYLLLDFGASKKFTRVRIQWEAAYGKDYQLQVSNDAATWTPVSTVVSGDGGLDEHTGLSATGRFLRIHGTRRSTGYGYSIYEVEVFGE